TCGATCCTACAAGCATTTTCATAAATCGCGAAGAAGTTGCTAAATACTCTGTTCAACAGATTATTAATAACGGTAAAACTGAGCAAATGCTTGATATCACTTTTATTGCTGAAGGTTACACCAAATCGCAAATGAAATCCTTTCAGGAAGATGTAAAACGGATGTACGATTATATAATCACCCAAGAACCTTTTATTCGTTATAAGGACAAAATAAATGTTTGGGTTGTTGAATCACCTTCAGAGCAATCTGGTCCTGTTAATCCTGGAAAGAATATTTGGCATAGAACTCCCGCAGGAGCTTCATTCTATACATTTGGAACCGACAGGTATTTGACTACGTTGAAATTCAAATCAGTGATGGATATTGCCGCATGTGCTCCTGGGGATATTGTATATATTTTGGTTAATTCAACTGAATACGGTGGGGGGGGAGTATATAACCATTATAACGTTTCAACTGCAGGCCATCCTTTATCGAATAAAGTATTTATACATGAATTTGGTCATGGTTTGGCTGGTTTAGGCGATGAGTACTATTCTTCAGAAGTTGCGTATTCGGAATTCTATCCACTTGGAGTAGAGCCTTGGGAGCCCAACCTCACAACATTAGTTAACTTTGACTCAAAGTGGAAGAGCATGATTGAATCGGGTACACCCATACCAACTCCTACTGATGATAGTTTTAAAACCAAAGTTGGTGTTTTCGAAGGTGGTGGTTATGTGAGTAAGGGTGTTTACCGCCCAATGTTTAATTGCAGGATGAAAAGCAATCAAGCAACTGGGTTCTGTCCTGTTTGTGTAAAGGCAATAGAATCTGCTATTAAATACTATACCGAATAGAGAAAAGATAATAAACGATTAACGGCTGGGTTATCCAGCCGTTTTCATTTAAAATGGGAGATCATCAGTTGGTTCGAATTTATTTGATGGATCAAGGAATGGGGGAAGAGATTCATCTGTTGGCATTGGTGGTAGATCGTTATTTTTCGAAGAGTTTGCCTTTTCAATTCTCCAAGCCTTAACATCTGTATACCACTTACCATTAAACTCACGAGATTCGACATTAATACCCGCCTTTAAAGTCTCTCCAATAGCAATATTATCAAGTTCTTTGGCTTTATCTCCCCAGAGAGAGATGCATAATTTTTTGGGAAACTGCTCTTGGGTTTCGATTATGAAATCTTGCTTTATCCAGGTTCCATTTTTCCCTTGTCCGCTCTGTTGCTGTAGTTTTGCAACCAGTTTTCCACTAATTTCAAGGCTCATAGCAATTAATTTGATTTTGAAAAAACAGCCAGACGGCTAATGCACATCTGGCTGGTAAGCTGTAAGGTTAAATTTTATTATTTGGTAGTTTGTTTAACAATTTCAAGAAAATCAATCTCAAAAATAAGAATCTGATTTGGACCAATTGGACCACCACCTCTTTCTCCATAACCAAGTTCTGCTGGTATCCAAAGCATGAATTTTGTACCAACTTTCATTTTTGATAGACCTAATGACCATCCACGAATTACACCATTCAG
This region of Bacteroidales bacterium genomic DNA includes:
- a CDS encoding DUF3127 domain-containing protein, with the protein product MSLEISGKLVAKLQQQSGQGKNGTWIKQDFIIETQEQFPKKLCISLWGDKAKELDNIAIGETLKAGINVESREFNGKWYTDVKAWRIEKANSSKNNDLPPMPTDESLPPFLDPSNKFEPTDDLPF
- a CDS encoding peptidase M64; the protein is MKKIFYTALLLVYSTLSFSQVVFDEWFLPKALRIDYFLAGDSQKQNIFLDGLKEEPYWSGSPNLLIDTFNYGSYKVEVKDKETKKLIYSRGFCTLFQEWQTTDEAKINAKAFEQVTRIPYPKKPVNVDFKARQKDGIFTSLYNVDIDPTSIFINREEVAKYSVQQIINNGKTEQMLDITFIAEGYTKSQMKSFQEDVKRMYDYIITQEPFIRYKDKINVWVVESPSEQSGPVNPGKNIWHRTPAGASFYTFGTDRYLTTLKFKSVMDIAACAPGDIVYILVNSTEYGGGGVYNHYNVSTAGHPLSNKVFIHEFGHGLAGLGDEYYSSEVAYSEFYPLGVEPWEPNLTTLVNFDSKWKSMIESGTPIPTPTDDSFKTKVGVFEGGGYVSKGVYRPMFNCRMKSNQATGFCPVCVKAIESAIKYYTE